A genome region from Euphorbia lathyris chromosome 4, ddEupLath1.1, whole genome shotgun sequence includes the following:
- the LOC136227543 gene encoding endo-1,4-beta-xylanase 5-like — protein MQKDMKNIFPQSSLFLISFFLLYSGQGIYSFSYDYSATTECLANPPRLNRGGGMIVNPEFRQNMIKASSSGGSFERILQKVRFQKGKLYSFSAWIQISEESETVAVVFRTARGDLMRGGDVMAKHGCWSLLKGGLIAPVSGLVDILFECKNREVGIWYENVSLQEFTMKQWKSHQEKSIDKVRKTEVKLRAIYANNTAARGAIISIKQIKSNFPFGCGMNHYILTSKDYQNWFASRFKFTTFTNEMKWYSTENIPGKENYTVPDSMLGFAKNNGIKVRGHNILWDNPDQQPLWVKNLDANGLKAAAFRRVDSVTRRYAGQVIGWDVMNEDLHYHFFESKFGENASAEVYARAYQIDPNTRMFMNEFNTIEYSEDKAANPSNYVKKLNEILSYPSNKGMLAGIGVQGHFGYGKPNLVYMRSALDILGATKLPVWITELDMDIGPNQAEYLEQILREGYGHPAVEGIIMFAGPKEAGFNRTILADENFKKTAAGIVVDKLISEWKIGEMEVVTDSNGFAQVSLFHGDYEFTVKNPETKNTFIYKAIRKSLQQTITFNISH, from the exons ATGCAAAAGGATATGAAGAACATATTTCCTCAATCTTCTCTTTTCctaatttcattttttctgcTATATTCAG GACAAGGGATTTACTCTTTCTCCTATGACTATTCAGCAACAACTGAG TGCTTGGCGAATCCCCCGAGGCTGAATCGCGGTGGAGGCATGATAGTTAATCCAGAATTCAGGCAGAACATGATTAAGGCATCATCATCAGGAGGATCATTTGAGAGAATCTTGCAGAAAGTTCGATTCCAGAAAGGGAAACTCTACAGCTTTTCGG CTTGGATTCAGATTAGTGAAGAAAGTGAAACTGTTGCTGTTGTGTTTCGAACTGCTCGTGGGGATTTGATGCGCGGCGGAGATGTTATGGCTAAACATGGTTGCTGGTCTTTGCTGAAAGGAGGCCTGATTGCACCAGTTTCAGGCCTTGTTGACATTCTTTTTGAG TGCAAGAATCGTGAAGTGGGGATATGGTATGAAAATGTCTCATTACAAGAATTCACAATGAAGCAATGGAAATCACATCAGGAAAAAAGCATTGACAAG GTACGAAAAACCGAGGTGAAATTACGAGCAATTTATGCAAACAACACTGCAGCAAGAGGAGCTATAATCTCAATCAagcaaatcaaatcaaatttccCATTTGGCTGTGGAATGAACCATTACATTCTCACAAGCAAAGATTACCAAAACTGGTTTGCTTCAAGGTTTAAGTTCACAACATTTACtaatgaaatgaaatggtaTAGCACGGAGAATATACCGGGCAAAGAAAACTACACGGTCCCCGATTCCATGCTCGGATTTGCTAAGAACAATGGTATTAAGGTTAGAGGTCACAACATCCTTTGGGACAACCCGGACCAACAGCCCCTATGGGTGAAAAACCTTGATGCCAATGGACTAAAAGCAGCAGCATTTCGAAGAGTAGATTCGGTTACTCGAAGATACGCGGGGCAAGTGATCGGATGGGATGTAATGAATGAGGATCTACATTATCACTTCTTTGAGTCTAAATTTGGGGAAAATGCATCTGCAGAAGTATATGCAAGAGCTTATCAGATTGATCCGAATACACGAATGTTTATGAATGAGTTTAATACAATCGAATATAGCGAAGATAAAGCTGCAAATCCGAGCAATTACGTGAAGAAACTGAACGAAATTCTGTCATATCCAAGCAACAAAGGGATGTTAGCAGGAATTGGAGTTCAGGGACATTTTGGGTATGGAAAACCAAACCTTGTTTATATGAGGTCTGCTTTGGATATTCTAGGAGCTACAAAATTGCCTGTATGGATAACAGAACTGGATATGGACATTGGACCCAATCAG GCAGAATATCTAGAACAGATTCTGAGGGAAGGGTATGGTCACCCTGCAGTGGAAGGGATCATAATGTTTGCAGGACCAAAAGAAGCAGGATTCAATAGAACAATATTGGCAGatgaaaatttcaaaaaaacagCAGCAGGAATTGTTGTGGATAAGCTTATTTCTGAGTGGAAAATTGGGGAAATGGAAGTTGTTACAGATTCAAATGGGTTTGCACAAGTTTCATTATTTCATGGAGATTATGAATTTACAGTCAAAAATCCAGAGACTAAGAATACCTTCATCTATAAGGCCATTAGAAAAAGTTTGCAACAAACTATCACTTTTAATATCTCTCATTAA